In one Geoglobus acetivorans genomic region, the following are encoded:
- a CDS encoding ABC transporter ATP-binding protein, which produces MGQNVELKVEGLKKYFPVKRGIKSVLKREPPRFVRAVDGISFEIRKQQIFALVGESGCGKTTTGKLIMKLIEPTEGRIFLRGKDVSHLKSKDEVLKYRKTVQMIYQDPFSSINPRFRVYDVLEEPLIIHGVGGSRSEREELIHRALELVRLTPPDEFVSRFPHMLSGGQRQRVAIARAIILNPEFVVADEPVSMLDVSIRAEILELMRKLRNDLGLTYLYITHDLSTARYFSDWIGVMYLGRIIEMGEVDRVIDNPLHPYTKALLEAVPEPDPGRKDIIKMLPIKGEVPSAINIPPGCRFHPRCIHAKEGLCDVKHPETIEFEKNHYVECHLAGSV; this is translated from the coding sequence ATGGGACAGAATGTGGAGCTGAAGGTCGAGGGACTGAAAAAGTACTTCCCTGTTAAAAGGGGGATAAAAAGTGTACTGAAAAGAGAACCTCCCAGATTTGTCAGGGCTGTGGATGGGATTTCGTTTGAAATAAGAAAGCAGCAAATTTTTGCCCTTGTTGGCGAATCGGGCTGCGGAAAAACAACAACAGGAAAGCTGATAATGAAACTTATCGAACCGACAGAAGGAAGGATTTTTCTCAGAGGGAAGGATGTATCTCATCTCAAATCGAAAGATGAGGTACTGAAATACAGAAAGACGGTTCAGATGATATATCAGGATCCTTTTTCATCCATCAATCCGAGATTCAGGGTATATGATGTTCTGGAAGAGCCCCTTATAATCCACGGAGTGGGCGGTAGCAGGTCAGAAAGGGAGGAACTCATACACAGAGCGCTTGAGCTGGTGAGGCTGACACCTCCAGATGAGTTCGTGAGCAGATTTCCTCACATGCTCAGCGGAGGACAGAGACAGAGAGTTGCGATTGCGAGAGCGATAATTCTGAATCCCGAGTTTGTGGTTGCAGATGAGCCGGTTTCCATGCTTGACGTTTCAATCAGGGCTGAAATTCTTGAGCTTATGAGGAAGCTGAGAAACGATCTCGGTCTGACCTATCTCTACATCACTCACGACCTCTCAACGGCAAGATACTTCTCAGACTGGATTGGGGTGATGTATCTCGGCAGGATAATCGAGATGGGAGAGGTTGACAGGGTGATAGACAATCCGCTACATCCGTATACAAAGGCGCTGCTTGAAGCAGTTCCGGAGCCTGACCCCGGAAGGAAGGATATTATCAAAATGCTCCCCATAAAGGGTGAGGTTCCAAGTGCCATCAATATTCCTCCAGGATGCAGATTCCACCCCAGGTGCATCCATGCAAAAGAAGGTCTGTGTGATGTTAAACACCCAGAAACTATTGAATTTGAGAAGAATCATTACGTTGAGTGCCATCTTGCCGGGAGCGTATGA
- a CDS encoding MATE family efflux transporter, whose product MGEFVPDGERKNNWVLEDSILKVMVKLGMPIAVSEALNIMYSMADIYWLGRVGRDALASVSASWPVIWLIVSVAAGVFSAGLALVSQYWGMGDYSRATKAGGQVLTLSIMFGIPIAAVSFLAVRTFLSVVGVPETTLEYAAGYARIISLGIPFIAIYESFSAIYAAAGNTMTPLKIRSLGVIINVVLDPVFIFGYFGIEALGVVGAAIATVISELIVAAVSISYIALKGVEGHYLTLSALIPDRDFIVQIARIGYPISALTAGEASGFVILVHIISILGSAPLAAWGIADRLLSLFHVFIAGMLGATSTMIGQSLGAGMYTRARSIAKRTSVYGSAIMAVGILVLIPFRYQVATLFSPGDEELINQVADFILIMGPSVIFFTVYLTSRAIARGSGHTKPVMLFGLLRLWVLRNSLAYLFAITAGLGVKGLWIGMAISNYITGAVALWWILFGNWTRPVVGNHAKSQ is encoded by the coding sequence GTGGGAGAATTCGTACCGGACGGCGAACGCAAAAACAACTGGGTTCTCGAGGACAGCATTCTGAAAGTGATGGTGAAGCTCGGAATGCCAATAGCAGTGAGTGAAGCGCTGAACATAATGTATTCAATGGCAGACATATACTGGCTTGGAAGAGTGGGTAGAGACGCTCTGGCATCTGTAAGTGCATCCTGGCCAGTTATCTGGCTGATAGTCTCTGTTGCAGCAGGTGTGTTCTCTGCGGGGCTTGCACTTGTATCGCAGTACTGGGGCATGGGCGATTACAGCAGAGCAACCAAGGCAGGAGGTCAGGTGCTTACACTCTCCATAATGTTTGGCATACCAATAGCTGCCGTGAGTTTCCTCGCTGTTAGGACATTTCTGTCGGTTGTGGGTGTACCGGAAACCACACTCGAATACGCTGCGGGTTATGCCAGAATAATCTCGCTTGGCATACCTTTCATCGCAATTTATGAGAGCTTTTCTGCAATTTATGCCGCCGCGGGAAACACGATGACTCCACTGAAGATCAGAAGTCTTGGAGTTATTATCAACGTCGTACTGGATCCGGTATTCATATTCGGATATTTTGGGATTGAGGCTCTCGGGGTAGTGGGTGCTGCAATAGCAACTGTGATCAGTGAGTTGATTGTGGCCGCCGTATCGATATCATATATTGCACTGAAAGGCGTTGAGGGCCATTACCTGACCCTCAGTGCACTCATACCGGACAGGGACTTCATCGTTCAGATTGCCAGAATAGGATATCCCATCTCTGCTCTGACCGCAGGAGAGGCGAGTGGTTTTGTCATTCTTGTTCACATCATAAGCATCCTCGGATCCGCACCTCTCGCAGCATGGGGAATTGCGGACAGGTTACTGAGCCTGTTCCATGTATTCATAGCGGGAATGCTTGGAGCAACATCCACAATGATAGGGCAGAGTCTCGGAGCCGGAATGTACACGAGAGCCAGGAGCATCGCAAAGAGAACTTCTGTTTACGGTTCAGCCATAATGGCTGTCGGCATACTCGTGCTGATACCGTTCAGATATCAGGTTGCAACCCTATTTTCGCCGGGAGATGAGGAGCTTATAAACCAGGTTGCAGATTTTATATTGATAATGGGTCCGTCAGTCATCTTCTTCACAGTTTACCTCACATCAAGAGCCATCGCGAGGGGCTCGGGACATACCAAGCCAGTTATGCTGTTCGGGCTGTTGAGGCTCTGGGTTCTGAGGAACAGTCTGGCATATCTGTTTGCGATTACAGCAGGATTGGGCGTTAAGGGTTTGTGGATTGGAATGGCCATAAGCAATTACATAACTGGAGCAGTAGCACTCTGGTGGATACTTTTTGGCAACTGGACGAGACCTGTGGTCGGAAACCATGCTAAAAGTCAGTAA
- a CDS encoding ABC transporter permease, whose product MRLEDVVDSAKDFLHEFRYQKGGILGFILLLLLILAAVFAPNITSPDVPERWSKEFWVENPPNVPPTWINYFSSKKLAPHEILSLDDMQVEKLDGGGVLLRIVYTNTYDVPPKDIILQGFNVSSSDARNKPLMTITLKRPDGSEVVLLEDRRVSSNTVIQIATNTEVRKNVFEWAKKVSGAKLSPSEEIKLQALMDTMKILFGKADENIFEGTSPLHGDYVFEVKITYQDGDNSLDLSNLTAIFSGRTYGLMGTDSKGRDIWAGLVWGTRVSLSVGIAVAVLSVLIGIVYGVASAYFGGWKDEVLQRFNEFMFSMPVLPILILLGAYLGHVALSQIVLLLVLFGWVGVAKVARSMALQIKEQTFVEAARALGAGSGRVVFKHIMPQIMPYAFSQMALSVPYAVMTEAALSFLGIGDPTAVTWGQMLYDAQNAGATINGYWWWVIPPGLAIALVGLAFVLIGVALDRILNPRMRTL is encoded by the coding sequence ATGAGGCTCGAAGACGTCGTTGACAGCGCAAAAGATTTCCTGCATGAATTCAGGTATCAAAAGGGAGGAATTCTGGGGTTTATTTTGCTTCTTCTCCTTATTCTGGCTGCGGTTTTTGCTCCAAACATCACTTCGCCTGATGTACCTGAGAGATGGTCAAAAGAGTTCTGGGTTGAAAACCCTCCGAATGTTCCGCCTACCTGGATAAACTATTTTTCGTCGAAGAAACTGGCCCCCCATGAGATTCTCTCTCTGGATGACATGCAGGTGGAGAAGCTTGATGGTGGGGGAGTGCTGCTCAGGATTGTGTACACAAACACGTATGATGTCCCTCCAAAGGACATAATTCTGCAGGGTTTTAATGTGTCCTCTTCCGATGCGAGAAATAAACCGCTGATGACGATCACTCTGAAAAGGCCGGATGGTAGCGAGGTCGTCCTCCTTGAAGACAGAAGGGTCTCCTCCAATACAGTGATTCAGATAGCGACGAATACCGAGGTGAGAAAAAACGTATTTGAGTGGGCAAAAAAAGTTTCTGGAGCAAAACTGTCTCCTTCGGAAGAAATAAAGCTTCAGGCATTGATGGACACAATGAAAATTCTGTTTGGTAAAGCGGATGAAAATATATTCGAAGGAACGTCTCCCCTGCACGGAGATTACGTATTTGAGGTGAAAATAACGTATCAGGATGGAGACAACTCTCTTGATCTCTCCAACTTAACAGCAATCTTTTCTGGAAGGACCTATGGGTTGATGGGGACTGATAGCAAGGGTAGAGATATCTGGGCCGGACTTGTGTGGGGTACGAGAGTGTCTCTGTCGGTTGGCATTGCGGTCGCTGTGCTGAGCGTCCTTATCGGGATTGTTTACGGTGTTGCAAGTGCATACTTCGGAGGGTGGAAAGACGAGGTCCTGCAGAGATTTAACGAGTTCATGTTCTCCATGCCGGTACTGCCAATACTGATTTTGCTGGGAGCCTATCTGGGCCATGTGGCTCTCTCCCAGATCGTTCTGCTTCTGGTGCTTTTTGGATGGGTCGGTGTTGCAAAGGTTGCGAGGAGTATGGCACTTCAGATAAAGGAACAGACCTTCGTTGAAGCTGCAAGGGCCTTGGGTGCTGGCTCAGGAAGAGTTGTCTTCAAGCACATAATGCCGCAGATAATGCCCTATGCGTTCTCTCAGATGGCTCTTTCTGTTCCGTATGCAGTTATGACTGAAGCTGCCCTGAGCTTCCTTGGCATTGGTGATCCGACGGCAGTAACTTGGGGACAGATGCTTTACGATGCTCAGAACGCTGGAGCCACAATAAATGGATACTGGTGGTGGGTGATTCCTCCGGGCCTGGCGATTGCACTGGTTGGACTGGCTTTCGTGCTGATTGGCGTTGCGCTGGACAGGATACTGAATCCGAGGATGAGGACACTGTGA